One window of the Populus trichocarpa isolate Nisqually-1 chromosome 9, P.trichocarpa_v4.1, whole genome shotgun sequence genome contains the following:
- the LOC7472110 gene encoding uncharacterized protein LOC7472110, with the protein MAAAAAKGGRFRELLKKYGKVALGVHFSVSAVSITGLYIAIKNNVDVESLFDKWHLPGFSNQEPTQQDLQELKSQDGFLENDGYNDRSMVVIGEEKKTKRNRTAELVASTGGALTLAVLCNKALFPIRVPITIAVTPPLARFLARRGIIKNGV; encoded by the coding sequence ATGGCGGCAGCAGCGGCAAAAGGAGGAAGATTCAGAGAGCTCCTAAAGAAATATGGGAAAGTAGCATTAGGTGTACACTTCTCTGTCTCAGCAGTTTCAATCACTGGTCTTTACATTGCCATCAAGAACAACGTGGATGTCGAATCTCTCTTCGACAAGTGGCATCTCCCTGGTTTCTCTAATCAAGAACCGACCCAGCAAGATCTTCAAGAATTGAAATCCCAAGATGGGTTTCTCGAGAACGATGGTTATAATGATAGATCAATGGTGGTGATCGGGGAAGAGAAGAAGACGAAGAGGAATCGGACGGCTGAGCTTGTTGCGTCGACTGGTGGGGCGTTGACTCTGGCTGTGCTGTGTAATAAGGCTTTGTTTCCAATACGGGTACCTATAACTATTGCCGTTACTCCTCCTCTGGCAAGGTTTTTGGCTAGGAGAGGGATTATCAAGAATGGTGTATGA
- the LOC7472109 gene encoding basic blue protein — MGEAKIFLMILIMVFLKGAVSEVHTVGDELGWNTGANFGSWSRKYNFSVGDTLVFKYVKGQHNVYEVIEATYRSCNGSTGVLATYESGNDQIELNKAKKYWFVCNFAGHCLGGMRFFIDVKEANSTNIRPTTPQSEPIPPPPPANSCAAIYVFDGWSFWVSLVAFGVLLQL, encoded by the exons ATGGGAGAGGCCAAGATCTTCCTAATGATCTTAATTATGGTGTTCTTGAAAGGTGCTGTATCTGAAGTTCATACAGTTGGGGATGAGTTAGGATGGAATACGGGGGCAAACTTTGGTTCTTGGTCACGGAAATATAATTTTAGCGTTGGCGATACTCTTG TTTTTAAGTATGTGAAGGGACAGCACAACGTGTATGAAGTGATTGAGGCTACATATCGATCATGCAATGGAAGCACTGGAGTTTTAGCGACATATGAGAGTggaaatgatcaaattgaactCAATAAAGCAAAGAAATATTGGTTCGTTTGCAATTTTGCTGGGCATTGCCTTGGAGGCATGAGGTTTTTCATCGATGTTAAAGAAGCTAATTCCACAAATATTAGGCCAACCACACCACAAAGTGAACCaattccaccaccaccaccagccaACTCCTGTGCTGCCATTTACGTCTTTGATGGATGGAGTTTTTGGGTTTCTCTTGTTGCTTTTGGAGTTTTACTCCAGTTGTAA
- the LOC18102166 gene encoding transcription factor ABORTED MICROSPORES isoform X1: MRYPYQPGNIMNVVQNLMERLRPLVGVKGWDYCVLWKLSDDRRYIELMDCCCAGTEATQNGGEDLQFPVSAVLPCRDVMFQHPGTKSCELLAQLPSSMPLNSGFHAQTLSSNLPRWLNFSSSSDSNVLEETVGTRALIPVPGGLMELFIAKQVPEDQHVIDVVTSQCNFLMEQEAMINSTNMDSSLSIDVNVMSENQSKPFLANENEQEDHHSLNIPYDTSLDRLHMSSSPMNNFMHQFNYSTDETKTKGDLFQGVESGLQDMDDLQKSMMANAESTQMQYMESGLTTKDQHGNDKESIKLENGPSAEYSHSDCNDDEDDAKYRRRTGKGPQSKNLVAERKRRKKLNDRLYALRSLVPNISKLDRASILGDAIEFVKELQKEAKELQDELEENSEDEGAKNGNNNNMPPEILNQNGVNLGAYRSDYAVNGFHVEASGISTVSKQNQDSENSHDKGHQMEAQVEVAQIDGNEFFVKVFCEHKPGGFVRLMEALDSLGLEVTNANVTSNRGLVSNVLKVEQKDSEMVQADYVRDSLLELTRDPPRAWPEMPKASEICCSGMDYPHHDHHQHHLQNGHMNYNHHHLHHL, encoded by the exons ATGAGGTACCCTTATCAGCCAG GTAACATCATGAATGTGGTACAAAACCTCATGGAGAGACTGAGGCCTCTTGTGGGTGTAAAAGGCTGGGATTATTGTGTTCTTTGGAAACTGAGTGATGATCGAAG GTATATTGAATTGATGGATTGTTGTTGCGCTGGGACTGAGGCCACTCAAAATGGTGGAGAAGACCTTCAGTTTCCTGTTTCTGCAGTCCTTCCTTGCAGGGATGTCATGTTTCAGCACCCAGGAACTAAATCTTGTGAACTTCTTGCTCAACTTCCTTCTTCAATGCCCCTAAACTCAGG ATTTCATGCACAGACCCTGAGCTCAAACCTGCCTAGGTGGTTAAACTTCTCTAGTAGCTCAGATTCAAATGTTCTTGAG GAAACAGTTGGAACTAGGGCCCTGATTCCGGTGCCAGGAGGACTAATGGAACTGTTCATTGCTAAACAA GTACCTGAAGATCAACATGTCATAGATGTTGTAACATCTCAATGCAACTTCCTAATGGAACAGGAAGCCATGATCAACTCAACCAACATGGATTCAAGTTTATCAATTGATGTGAATGTTATGAGTGAAAACCAATCAAAGCCATTTCTTGCTAATGAAAATGAACAAGAGGATCATCACAGTTTGAATATTCCATATGATACCTCCCTTGATAGACTCCACATGTCTAGTTCTCCAATGAACAACTTCATGCACCAGTTCAATTACAGCACCGAcgaaaccaaaacaaaaggcGATCTCTTTCAAGGAGTAGAGAGTGGGCTACAAGATATGGATGATTTGCAGAAGTCCATGATGGCTAATGCAGAAAGCACGCAGATGCAATATATGGAGTCAGGTTTAACAACCAAGGATCAACATGGAAATGACAAAGAATCAATAAAACTAGAGAATGGGCCATCAGCAGAATATTCACACTCGGATTGCAacgatgatgaggatgatgcaAAGTATCGGAGGAGGACTGGGAAAGGACCTCaatcaaaaaaccttgttgcTGAGAGGAAAAGGAGGAAGAAGCTTAATGATAGGCTCTATGCTCTCCGGTCCTTGGTTCCCAACATTTCAAAG CTGGATAGGGCTTCCATACTTGGAGATGCGATCGAATTTGTGAAAGAGCTTCAAAAGGAAGCGAAAGAACTCCAGGATGAGCTTGAAGAGAATTCAGAAGATGAGGGTGCTAAAAACggtaacaacaacaatatgCCACCAGAAATTCTGAACCAAAATGGAGTTAATCTTGGTGCATACAGGTCTGATTATGCTGTGAATGGATTTCATGTGGAAGCATCAGGCATTAGTACTgtttcaaaacaaaaccaagacTCAGAAAATTCTCACGACAAGGGACATCAAATGGAG GCGCAAGTGGAAGTTGCTCAGATAGATGGGAATGAGTTCTTTGTTAAGGTATTCTGTGAGCACAAGCCTGGAGGGTTTGTGAGATTAATGGAGGCTTTGGATTCTCTTGGCTTAGAAGTTACAAATGCTAATGTGACCAGCAATAGAGGCCTGGTTTCTAATGTCTTAAAAGTAGAG CAGAAGGACAGTGAAATGGTTCAAGCAGACTATGTAAGGGACTCTTTGCTGGAGTTAACAAGAGACCCACCAAGAGCGTGGCCTGAAATGCCTAAAGCATCAGAGATTTGCTGTAGTGGGATGGACTATCCTCACCATGATCACCACCAGCACCACCTGCAGAATGGCCACATGAATTACAACCACCATCACCTCCACCACCTTTGA
- the LOC18102166 gene encoding transcription factor ABORTED MICROSPORES isoform X3, which yields MNVVQNLMERLRPLVGVKGWDYCVLWKLSDDRRYIELMDCCCAGTEATQNGGEDLQFPVSAVLPCRDVMFQHPGTKSCELLAQLPSSMPLNSGFHAQTLSSNLPRWLNFSSSSDSNVLEETVGTRALIPVPGGLMELFIAKQVPEDQHVIDVVTSQCNFLMEQEAMINSTNMDSSLSIDVNVMSENQSKPFLANENEQEDHHSLNIPYDTSLDRLHMSSSPMNNFMHQFNYSTDETKTKGDLFQGVESGLQDMDDLQKSMMANAESTQMQYMESGLTTKDQHGNDKESIKLENGPSAEYSHSDCNDDEDDAKYRRRTGKGPQSKNLVAERKRRKKLNDRLYALRSLVPNISKLDRASILGDAIEFVKELQKEAKELQDELEENSEDEGAKNGNNNNMPPEILNQNGVNLGAYRSDYAVNGFHVEASGISTVSKQNQDSENSHDKGHQMEAQVEVAQIDGNEFFVKVFCEHKPGGFVRLMEALDSLGLEVTNANVTSNRGLVSNVLKVEQKDSEMVQADYVRDSLLELTRDPPRAWPEMPKASEICCSGMDYPHHDHHQHHLQNGHMNYNHHHLHHL from the exons ATGAATGTGGTACAAAACCTCATGGAGAGACTGAGGCCTCTTGTGGGTGTAAAAGGCTGGGATTATTGTGTTCTTTGGAAACTGAGTGATGATCGAAG GTATATTGAATTGATGGATTGTTGTTGCGCTGGGACTGAGGCCACTCAAAATGGTGGAGAAGACCTTCAGTTTCCTGTTTCTGCAGTCCTTCCTTGCAGGGATGTCATGTTTCAGCACCCAGGAACTAAATCTTGTGAACTTCTTGCTCAACTTCCTTCTTCAATGCCCCTAAACTCAGG ATTTCATGCACAGACCCTGAGCTCAAACCTGCCTAGGTGGTTAAACTTCTCTAGTAGCTCAGATTCAAATGTTCTTGAG GAAACAGTTGGAACTAGGGCCCTGATTCCGGTGCCAGGAGGACTAATGGAACTGTTCATTGCTAAACAA GTACCTGAAGATCAACATGTCATAGATGTTGTAACATCTCAATGCAACTTCCTAATGGAACAGGAAGCCATGATCAACTCAACCAACATGGATTCAAGTTTATCAATTGATGTGAATGTTATGAGTGAAAACCAATCAAAGCCATTTCTTGCTAATGAAAATGAACAAGAGGATCATCACAGTTTGAATATTCCATATGATACCTCCCTTGATAGACTCCACATGTCTAGTTCTCCAATGAACAACTTCATGCACCAGTTCAATTACAGCACCGAcgaaaccaaaacaaaaggcGATCTCTTTCAAGGAGTAGAGAGTGGGCTACAAGATATGGATGATTTGCAGAAGTCCATGATGGCTAATGCAGAAAGCACGCAGATGCAATATATGGAGTCAGGTTTAACAACCAAGGATCAACATGGAAATGACAAAGAATCAATAAAACTAGAGAATGGGCCATCAGCAGAATATTCACACTCGGATTGCAacgatgatgaggatgatgcaAAGTATCGGAGGAGGACTGGGAAAGGACCTCaatcaaaaaaccttgttgcTGAGAGGAAAAGGAGGAAGAAGCTTAATGATAGGCTCTATGCTCTCCGGTCCTTGGTTCCCAACATTTCAAAG CTGGATAGGGCTTCCATACTTGGAGATGCGATCGAATTTGTGAAAGAGCTTCAAAAGGAAGCGAAAGAACTCCAGGATGAGCTTGAAGAGAATTCAGAAGATGAGGGTGCTAAAAACggtaacaacaacaatatgCCACCAGAAATTCTGAACCAAAATGGAGTTAATCTTGGTGCATACAGGTCTGATTATGCTGTGAATGGATTTCATGTGGAAGCATCAGGCATTAGTACTgtttcaaaacaaaaccaagacTCAGAAAATTCTCACGACAAGGGACATCAAATGGAG GCGCAAGTGGAAGTTGCTCAGATAGATGGGAATGAGTTCTTTGTTAAGGTATTCTGTGAGCACAAGCCTGGAGGGTTTGTGAGATTAATGGAGGCTTTGGATTCTCTTGGCTTAGAAGTTACAAATGCTAATGTGACCAGCAATAGAGGCCTGGTTTCTAATGTCTTAAAAGTAGAG CAGAAGGACAGTGAAATGGTTCAAGCAGACTATGTAAGGGACTCTTTGCTGGAGTTAACAAGAGACCCACCAAGAGCGTGGCCTGAAATGCCTAAAGCATCAGAGATTTGCTGTAGTGGGATGGACTATCCTCACCATGATCACCACCAGCACCACCTGCAGAATGGCCACATGAATTACAACCACCATCACCTCCACCACCTTTGA
- the LOC18102166 gene encoding transcription factor ABORTED MICROSPORES isoform X2 codes for MRYPYQPGNIMNVVQNLMERLRPLVGVKGWDYCVLWKLSDDRRYIELMDCCCAGTEATQNGGEDLQFPVSAVLPCRDVMFQHPGTKSCELLAQLPSSMPLNSGFHAQTLSSNLPRWLNFSSSSDSNVLEETVGTRALIPVPGGLMELFIAKQVPEDQHVIDVVTSQCNFLMEQEAMINSTNMDSSLSIDVNVMSENQSKPFLANENEQEDHHSLNIPYDTSLDRLHMSSSPMNNFMHQFNYSTDETKTKGDLFQGVESGLQDMDDLQKSMMANAESTQMQYMESGLTTKDQHGNDKESIKLENGPSAEYSHSDCNDDEDDAKYRRRTGKGPQSKNLVAERKRRKKLNDRLYALRSLVPNISKLDRASILGDAIEFVKELQKEAKELQDELEENSEDEGAKNGNNNNMPPEILNQNGVNLGAYRSDYAVNGFHVEASGISTVSKQNQDSENSHDKGHQMEAQVEVAQIDGNEFFVKVFCEHKPGGFVRLMEALDSLGLEVTNANVTSNRGLVSNVLKVEKDSEMVQADYVRDSLLELTRDPPRAWPEMPKASEICCSGMDYPHHDHHQHHLQNGHMNYNHHHLHHL; via the exons ATGAGGTACCCTTATCAGCCAG GTAACATCATGAATGTGGTACAAAACCTCATGGAGAGACTGAGGCCTCTTGTGGGTGTAAAAGGCTGGGATTATTGTGTTCTTTGGAAACTGAGTGATGATCGAAG GTATATTGAATTGATGGATTGTTGTTGCGCTGGGACTGAGGCCACTCAAAATGGTGGAGAAGACCTTCAGTTTCCTGTTTCTGCAGTCCTTCCTTGCAGGGATGTCATGTTTCAGCACCCAGGAACTAAATCTTGTGAACTTCTTGCTCAACTTCCTTCTTCAATGCCCCTAAACTCAGG ATTTCATGCACAGACCCTGAGCTCAAACCTGCCTAGGTGGTTAAACTTCTCTAGTAGCTCAGATTCAAATGTTCTTGAG GAAACAGTTGGAACTAGGGCCCTGATTCCGGTGCCAGGAGGACTAATGGAACTGTTCATTGCTAAACAA GTACCTGAAGATCAACATGTCATAGATGTTGTAACATCTCAATGCAACTTCCTAATGGAACAGGAAGCCATGATCAACTCAACCAACATGGATTCAAGTTTATCAATTGATGTGAATGTTATGAGTGAAAACCAATCAAAGCCATTTCTTGCTAATGAAAATGAACAAGAGGATCATCACAGTTTGAATATTCCATATGATACCTCCCTTGATAGACTCCACATGTCTAGTTCTCCAATGAACAACTTCATGCACCAGTTCAATTACAGCACCGAcgaaaccaaaacaaaaggcGATCTCTTTCAAGGAGTAGAGAGTGGGCTACAAGATATGGATGATTTGCAGAAGTCCATGATGGCTAATGCAGAAAGCACGCAGATGCAATATATGGAGTCAGGTTTAACAACCAAGGATCAACATGGAAATGACAAAGAATCAATAAAACTAGAGAATGGGCCATCAGCAGAATATTCACACTCGGATTGCAacgatgatgaggatgatgcaAAGTATCGGAGGAGGACTGGGAAAGGACCTCaatcaaaaaaccttgttgcTGAGAGGAAAAGGAGGAAGAAGCTTAATGATAGGCTCTATGCTCTCCGGTCCTTGGTTCCCAACATTTCAAAG CTGGATAGGGCTTCCATACTTGGAGATGCGATCGAATTTGTGAAAGAGCTTCAAAAGGAAGCGAAAGAACTCCAGGATGAGCTTGAAGAGAATTCAGAAGATGAGGGTGCTAAAAACggtaacaacaacaatatgCCACCAGAAATTCTGAACCAAAATGGAGTTAATCTTGGTGCATACAGGTCTGATTATGCTGTGAATGGATTTCATGTGGAAGCATCAGGCATTAGTACTgtttcaaaacaaaaccaagacTCAGAAAATTCTCACGACAAGGGACATCAAATGGAG GCGCAAGTGGAAGTTGCTCAGATAGATGGGAATGAGTTCTTTGTTAAGGTATTCTGTGAGCACAAGCCTGGAGGGTTTGTGAGATTAATGGAGGCTTTGGATTCTCTTGGCTTAGAAGTTACAAATGCTAATGTGACCAGCAATAGAGGCCTGGTTTCTAATGTCTTAAAAGTAGAG AAGGACAGTGAAATGGTTCAAGCAGACTATGTAAGGGACTCTTTGCTGGAGTTAACAAGAGACCCACCAAGAGCGTGGCCTGAAATGCCTAAAGCATCAGAGATTTGCTGTAGTGGGATGGACTATCCTCACCATGATCACCACCAGCACCACCTGCAGAATGGCCACATGAATTACAACCACCATCACCTCCACCACCTTTGA
- the LOC7494239 gene encoding uncharacterized protein LOC7494239 isoform X1 gives MAENGRVHPDCVNAANPYHECGVACLEKISQGQGRKEKKKSDYHNGVNGSWLSKNMDGERRAQPTCPKASNPYHKCEEFCSNRTAEPKPGGVKKETGGAKPCPKASNPYHKCEEFCSNRTADANPRGVKKQSERAQPCPRASNPSHKCDEFCSNRTSEANPQGVEKESGSFLDTALSFGRKKKESESQQNSPRAVNNAPAVKGAVNNAPAVKAVRRAPPSPLILPTKKDEEPENSRSFSSSQPHSDESYSEDHALDKVPVQSPGPMHVSGKITPDPPKSPSKISLACYKIPTPAEPQQNGKLHGSPKAAPYPSANHEGRVTNGPITEYLNFSFSGISRASEGSDGEEVQSVVSDSCVSVGKYHVRANVASILQLIFEKYGDIATGSRLESASMRAYYLECLCFVVQELQCTPFKQLTKSKVREMLAVLKDVESAQIDVSWLRDILNDLAEGMELSNQHQAAEESKSNCDDLIESKKKELESMMEDLALKEKAVADAKAQITETRTHLSNLELESSKLGETISSIQSRVEKFHEKPLADEIL, from the exons ATGGCTGAGAATGGAAGGGTACATCCAGATTGTGTCAATGCTGCCAATCCTTACCATGAATGTGGTGTAGCTTGCCTTGAAAAGATTTCTCAAGGCCAGGgaaggaaggagaagaaaaagtcAG ATTATCATAATGGTGTAAATGGGAGTTGGCTTAGCAAAAACATGGATGGAGAAAGAAGAGCACAGCCAACTTGCCCCAAAGCCTCTAATCCTTACCATAAATGTGAGGAATTTTGTTCTAATAGAACTGCTGAGCCTAAACCAGGGGGGGTTAAAAAAGAAACAGGAGGAGCCAAGCCATGCCCCAAAGCATCTAATCCTTACCATAAATGTGAAGAATTTTGTTCTAACAGAACAGCTGATGCCAATCCTCGTGGggttaaaaaacaatcagaaaGAGCACAGCCATGCCCCAGAGCATCTAACCCTTCCCATAAATGTGACGAATTTTGTTCTAACAGAACTTCGGAGGCCAATCCTCAGGGGGTTGAAAAAGAATCAG GTTCCTTTCTTGATACTGCTTTAAGCTTTggtagaaaaaagaaggaatctGAATCTCAGCAGAACTCTCCTCGAGCAGTTAACAATGCCCCTGCTGTAAAAGGAGCCGTTAACAATGCCCCTGCTGTAAAAGCAGTTCGCCGTGCTCCACCATCTCCATTGATTCTTCCTACCAAAAAGGATGAGGAACCAGAGAATAGTCGATCTTTTTCCTCATCTCAACCACATTCTGATGAAAGTTACTCCGAAGACCATGCTCTTGACAAGGTGCCAGTTCAATCCCCTGGACCAATGCATGTGTCTGGGAAAATCACG CCTGATCCTCCGAAAAGCCCTTCAAAGATTAGTTTGGCCTGCTATAAAATTCCAACACCAGCTGAACCACAACAGAATGGAAAGCTCCATGGTTCGCCAAAGGCTGCCCCATATCCTTCTGCTAACCATGAGGGAAGAGTCACTAATGGTCCCATTACCGAGTACTTGAACTTCAGCTTTTCAGGCATTTCTCGTGCCTCAGAAGGGAGTGACGGGGAAGAGGTTCAATCTGTTGTTTCTGATTCCTGTGTGTCAGTAGGAAAATATCACGTGAGAGCAAATGTTGCCTCTATTCTACAGTTAATCTTTGAAAAGTATGGAGATATAGCCACAGGCAGTCGATTGGAATCAGCTTCCATGCGAGCTTATTATCTAGAGTGCCTGTGCTTTGTGGTTCAGGAGTTGCAGTGCACTCCTTTCAAGCAGTTGACAAAATCCAAAGTTAGAGAAATGTTGGCTGTTCTGAAGGACGTTGAATCCGCACAAATTGATGTTAGTTGGCTACGTGATATACTAAATGATCTGGCTGAAGGCATGGAGCTCAGTAATCAGCATCAAGCTGCGGAGGAATCAAAATCCAACTGCGATGATCTTATAGagtcaaaaaagaaagaactagAATCCATGATGGAGGATCTAGCTCTCAAAGAGAAAGCAGTTGCTGATGCCAAGGCACAAATCACTGAAACAAGAACTCACCTGAGTAATCTAGAGCTCGAATCTTCCAAGTTAGGTGAGACTATTTCATCCATCCAATCGAGGGTCGAAAAGTTTCATGAAAAACCGTTGGCAGATGAGATCCTGTAA
- the LOC7494239 gene encoding uncharacterized protein LOC7494239 isoform X2, producing MAENGRVHPDCVNAANPYHECGVACLEKISQGQGRKEKKKSGSFLDTALSFGRKKKESESQQNSPRAVNNAPAVKGAVNNAPAVKAVRRAPPSPLILPTKKDEEPENSRSFSSSQPHSDESYSEDHALDKVPVQSPGPMHVSGKITPDPPKSPSKISLACYKIPTPAEPQQNGKLHGSPKAAPYPSANHEGRVTNGPITEYLNFSFSGISRASEGSDGEEVQSVVSDSCVSVGKYHVRANVASILQLIFEKYGDIATGSRLESASMRAYYLECLCFVVQELQCTPFKQLTKSKVREMLAVLKDVESAQIDVSWLRDILNDLAEGMELSNQHQAAEESKSNCDDLIESKKKELESMMEDLALKEKAVADAKAQITETRTHLSNLELESSKLGETISSIQSRVEKFHEKPLADEIL from the exons ATGGCTGAGAATGGAAGGGTACATCCAGATTGTGTCAATGCTGCCAATCCTTACCATGAATGTGGTGTAGCTTGCCTTGAAAAGATTTCTCAAGGCCAGGgaaggaaggagaagaaaaagtcAG GTTCCTTTCTTGATACTGCTTTAAGCTTTggtagaaaaaagaaggaatctGAATCTCAGCAGAACTCTCCTCGAGCAGTTAACAATGCCCCTGCTGTAAAAGGAGCCGTTAACAATGCCCCTGCTGTAAAAGCAGTTCGCCGTGCTCCACCATCTCCATTGATTCTTCCTACCAAAAAGGATGAGGAACCAGAGAATAGTCGATCTTTTTCCTCATCTCAACCACATTCTGATGAAAGTTACTCCGAAGACCATGCTCTTGACAAGGTGCCAGTTCAATCCCCTGGACCAATGCATGTGTCTGGGAAAATCACG CCTGATCCTCCGAAAAGCCCTTCAAAGATTAGTTTGGCCTGCTATAAAATTCCAACACCAGCTGAACCACAACAGAATGGAAAGCTCCATGGTTCGCCAAAGGCTGCCCCATATCCTTCTGCTAACCATGAGGGAAGAGTCACTAATGGTCCCATTACCGAGTACTTGAACTTCAGCTTTTCAGGCATTTCTCGTGCCTCAGAAGGGAGTGACGGGGAAGAGGTTCAATCTGTTGTTTCTGATTCCTGTGTGTCAGTAGGAAAATATCACGTGAGAGCAAATGTTGCCTCTATTCTACAGTTAATCTTTGAAAAGTATGGAGATATAGCCACAGGCAGTCGATTGGAATCAGCTTCCATGCGAGCTTATTATCTAGAGTGCCTGTGCTTTGTGGTTCAGGAGTTGCAGTGCACTCCTTTCAAGCAGTTGACAAAATCCAAAGTTAGAGAAATGTTGGCTGTTCTGAAGGACGTTGAATCCGCACAAATTGATGTTAGTTGGCTACGTGATATACTAAATGATCTGGCTGAAGGCATGGAGCTCAGTAATCAGCATCAAGCTGCGGAGGAATCAAAATCCAACTGCGATGATCTTATAGagtcaaaaaagaaagaactagAATCCATGATGGAGGATCTAGCTCTCAAAGAGAAAGCAGTTGCTGATGCCAAGGCACAAATCACTGAAACAAGAACTCACCTGAGTAATCTAGAGCTCGAATCTTCCAAGTTAGGTGAGACTATTTCATCCATCCAATCGAGGGTCGAAAAGTTTCATGAAAAACCGTTGGCAGATGAGATCCTGTAA